The following proteins are co-located in the Castanea sativa cultivar Marrone di Chiusa Pesio chromosome 8, ASM4071231v1 genome:
- the LOC142607892 gene encoding germin-like protein subfamily 1 member 7, which translates to MMKGVPYLVTVAILALAFSLASAYDPSPLQDFCVAINNTDSAVFVNGKFCKDPTYVTANDFFFSGLNIPGNTTANKLGSSVNLVNVDKLPGLNTLGISLARLDFAPYGLNPPHIHPRGIELLVVMEGTLLVGFVTSNPNKLFTKILNKGDVFVFPIGLIHFQFNIGQTNAVAFAGLSSQNPGLITIASTVFGSNPPINPDVLTKAFQLDKNVVDYLQKQF; encoded by the exons ATGATGAAAGGTGTTCCTTACCTTGTTACTGTGGCCATTTTGGCTTTGGCATTTTCTCTTGCTTCTGCTTATGACCCTAGTCCTTTGCAAGACTTTTGTGTCGCAATTAACAACACCGATTCTGCTG TATTTGtgaatggaaaattttgcaagGACCCAACATATGTCACAgcaaatgattttttcttttccggACTCAATATTCCTGGAAACACAACTGCGAATAAACTCGGATCAAGTGTCAATCTTGTGAACGTTGATAAATTACCGGGTCTTAACACTCTTGGCATATCTTTGGCTCGTCTTGACTTTGCCCCATATGGCTTAAATCCTCCTCACATTCACCCACGTGGCATTGAGCTTTTGGTAGTCATGGAGGGTACTCTCTTGGTTGGATTTGTCACATCCAACCCAAACAAACTCTTTACCAAAATTCTCAACAAGGGAGATGTCTTTGTATTCCCAATTGGTCTTATTCACTTCCAATTCAACATAGGGCAAACCAATGCTGTTGCATTTGCCGGTCTCAGCAGTCAAAATCCTGGGTTGATCACCATAGCAAGCACAGTCTTTGGATCTAATCCTCCAATCAATCCCGATGTTCTCACCAAGGCCTTCCAGTTGGACAAGAATGTAGTTGATTATCTTCAAAAACAATTCTAG
- the LOC142607818 gene encoding germin-like protein subfamily 1 member 7: MMKVVIVAILALGTTLVSAYDPSPLQDFCVAINNTDSAVFVNGKFCKDPATVIANDFFFPGLNIPGNTAASKLGSSVNLVNVDKLPGLNTLGISLARLDFAPYGLNPPHIHPRGTELLVVMEGTLLVGFVTSNPNKLFTKVLNKGDVFVFPIGLIHFQFNIGQTNVVAFAGLSSQNPGLITIANAVFGSNPPINPDVLTKAFQLDKNVVDYLQKQF; this comes from the exons ATGATGAAAGTTGTAATTGTGGCCATTTTGGCTTTGGGAACCACCCTTGTTTCAGCTTATGACCCCAGTCCTTTGCAAGACTTTTGTGTCGCAATTAACAACACCGATTCTGCTG TATTTGtgaatggaaaattttgcaagGACCCAGCAACTGTCATAGCCAACGATTTTTTCTTTCCCGGACTCAATATTCCTGGAAACACAGCTGCAAGTAAACTCGGATCAAGTGTCAATCTTGTGAATGTCGATAAATTACCTGGTCTCAACACTCTAGGCATATCTTTGGCTCGTCTCGACTTTGCACCATATGGCCTGAATCCTCCTCACATTCACCCTCGCGGCACTGAGCTTTTGGTAGTCATGGAGGGTACTCTCTTGGTTGGATTTGTCACATCCAACCCAAACAAACTCTTCACCAAAGTTCTAAACAAGGGAGACGTCTTTGTATTCCCAATTGGTCTTATTCACTTCCAATTCAACATAGGGCAGACCAATGTTGTTGCCTTTGCTGGTCTCAGCAGTCAAAATCCTGGGTTGATCACCATAGCAAACGCGGTCTTTGGGTCTAATCCTCCAATCAATCCTGATGTCCTTACCAAGGCCTTCCAGTTGGACAAGAATGTAGTCGATTATCTTCAGAAACAATTCTAG